The Leptospira mtsangambouensis genomic sequence GCGTAAAACGGTTACAGTAACCATCTTACCTTCGTTATTGAATATGTGGGCCATGCCCAATTTTTCGCCGATTAAACCTTTAGCCATGGATCCTATCCTTAGGATTTAATATCTACGGAAACTCCAGCAGGGAGTTGAAGCTTCATCAGGGCTTCTACCGTATCTTCATTCGTATTTAAAATATCGATGAGTCTCTTGTGAGTTCTCATTTCAAATTGTTCTCTAGCTTTTTTATTCACGTGCGGAGAACGTAATACCGTGTAGATTTCTTTTTTCGTTGGAAGTGGGATTGGACCGGAGACAGTAGCTCCGGTCCTCTTCGCAGTTGCAACGATTTCAAAGGTTGATTGGTCAATCAACCGATGATCGAAAGCTTTTAACTTAACGCGAATTCTTTGTCCAGCCATTGGGATTACTCAACGATCTCCGCAACAACACCAGAACCAATTGTTCTTCCACCCTCACGGATCGCGAACTTCAAACCTTGGTCCATAGCAATTGGGTGGATAAGTTCGATTGACATCGTAACGTTATCTCCCGGCATAACCATCTCCATTCCACCAGGAAGGTTACAAACACCAGTGATGTCTGTAGTTCTGAAGTAGAACTGAGGACGGTAGTTGTTAAAGAATGGAGTATGACGTCCACCTTCGTCTTTAGTAAGAACGTAAACTTCCGCTTTAAACTTTCTGTGTGGAGTGATTGTACCCGGTTTCGCA encodes the following:
- the rpsJ gene encoding 30S ribosomal protein S10, translating into MAGQRIRVKLKAFDHRLIDQSTFEIVATAKRTGATVSGPIPLPTKKEIYTVLRSPHVNKKAREQFEMRTHKRLIDILNTNEDTVEALMKLQLPAGVSVDIKS